One Corythoichthys intestinalis isolate RoL2023-P3 chromosome 9, ASM3026506v1, whole genome shotgun sequence DNA window includes the following coding sequences:
- the si:ch211-286o17.1 gene encoding hematopoietic progenitor cell antigen CD34, producing MATSSPQRRGPPVSMLALVFLLTGSVLIATVRAQDEVVTEAATTEMAGEEFGGHMISMTTQTPGTDNQQSDVMMETQPTDEQTTQAPSMGPENEADDTPVSSEDTAEAGQVTIDLSADEPQIQDQQTAPPLLPPRGDGPKNIPEGDVVCVGKEAVQDKNAVNLKLTQSSNCKNTKVRIQSILEELCGEDCKLEIYQEDNTDQILVSGQYVEDDVKGMVNKFNNDNIKDKAGVREAVPHWRKNSKLVLVSLLLTGLLLAALLVAGYYFKTHRKNSKGVRLAESYQVDEENQANTLVSVAPLPQEPVDKPAAANGESPPENGTNPSPTTNGHSATGQTPVADTEM from the exons CAACGGTCAGAGCACAAGATGAGGTCGTAACGGAGGCAGCTACAACTGAGATGGCAGGGGAAGAATTCGGAGGACACATGATTTCGATGACAACTCAAACTCCTG GGACAGACAATCAACAATCTGACGTTATGATGGAAACTCAACCCACTGATGAACAGACTACTCAGGCACCGTCGATGGGACCAGAAAACGAGGCAGACGACACACCTGTATCCAGTGAGGACACGGCTGAAGCAGGACAAGTGACAATAGATTTGTCCGCAGATGAACCCCAAATCCAGGACCAGCAGACTGCACCACCACTTTTACCGCCGAGAGGTGACGGCCCGAAAAACATTCCCGAG ggtgatgtggtgtgtgtGGGCAAAGAGGCTGTCCAGGATAAAAATGCTGTTAATCTGAAACTCACCCAGTCTTCTAACTGT AAAAACACCAAGGTTAGGATTCAAAGCATTCTAGAAGAGTTGTGCGGCGAAGACTGCAAACTTGAAATCTACCAGGAAGATAACACAGACCAGATCCTTGTATCTGGACAGTACGTTGAAG ATGACGTAAAAGGCATGGTCAACAAGTTCAACAATGACAACATTAAAGACAAG GCGGGTGTGAGAGAGGCTGTCCCTCACTGGAGGAAGAACTCTAAACTAGTGCTGGTCTCCCTACTGCTGACTGGCCTGCTGCTGGCTGCCCTGTTGGTTGCCGGTTATTACTTTAAGACCCACCGCAAGAATTCCAAAGGAGTACGGCTG GCTGAGTCTTACCAGGTGGATGAGGAGAACCAGGCCAACACCTTGGTGTCCGTCGCCCCCCTGCCCCAGGAGCCTGTTGACAAGCCCGCTGCTGCCAACGGAGAATCTCCACCAGAAAATGGAACCAATCCTTCCCCGACAACTAATGGGCACTCTGCGACCGGCCAAACACCTGTGGCTGACACAGAGATGTGA